From one Paenibacillus sp. FSL K6-1330 genomic stretch:
- a CDS encoding DUF523 domain-containing protein gives MIVVSSCLAGLQVRYNATDSLDANIQQLVKSKKAVTVCPELLGGFSTPREPAEIVGGNGDDVLAGNARVVELSGKDVTEMYINGAYQALRVAQELGALLIVLKESSPSCGSAMIYNGEFANEKIAGYGVTTALLRREGYKVISEHDLSVYAAQPEYASLFIGR, from the coding sequence GTGATTGTTGTAAGCTCGTGTTTAGCCGGTTTGCAGGTTCGTTATAACGCTACGGACAGTTTGGATGCGAACATTCAGCAGCTGGTCAAATCGAAGAAAGCTGTGACCGTATGTCCCGAACTTCTTGGCGGATTCTCAACTCCACGGGAGCCTGCGGAGATCGTCGGAGGAAACGGTGATGACGTACTGGCAGGGAATGCTAGAGTGGTTGAATTGTCCGGGAAAGACGTGACCGAGATGTATATAAATGGTGCCTACCAAGCGCTTCGAGTGGCACAAGAGCTCGGAGCATTGCTGATCGTCCTGAAAGAGAGCAGTCCTTCCTGCGGCAGTGCCATGATTTATAATGGAGAATTTGCCAATGAGAAGATAGCCGGTTATGGCGTAACTACGGCTCTGCTGCGCAGGGAAGGTTATAAGGTTATTTCAGAGCACGACCTTAGCGTATATGCAGCACAGCCGGAATACGCCTCTCTTTTTATTGGGAGATAA
- a CDS encoding glycosyltransferase: MRSIYEQKIIILTGSLGEGHNQASKAIVESAKRNYPHLRVKVIDYMELTHPRLHVAGQFFFVQWMKHFPSFYGYLFQKTREENTLIQMLKRFSTFSLHRLSTMLETENPAVVVSTFPPAAAGMSLLKAMGFTNVPTATVMTDHTDHSYWIHSHTDYYMVGSDVVQVALERKGVPSEKISVTGIPVNPLYSQPVDPERLRAYYGLCPSEQVVLIMGGGEGMIDKEIIELLKSRAYPQGVRFMVVCGRNMKLYQSLLEEFSEHPQITVMGYVDRMHELMAIADLMITKPGGLTISEALTMERPMLLVKPLPGQEQDNADYLVGIGVARQAMAGELQHQLLTLITSPPLLQEMKRRAAINTHKNSALSVLTRLMDIQQNQRHSREWSENMNPVPYEVLNKEVYVNDALQHYYDSYR, encoded by the coding sequence ATGAGATCCATATATGAGCAAAAAATCATCATATTAACCGGAAGTCTGGGAGAGGGTCACAACCAGGCATCAAAGGCCATTGTGGAATCAGCAAAAAGAAACTACCCTCATCTGCGCGTGAAAGTCATTGATTACATGGAGTTAACTCATCCACGTCTGCATGTGGCTGGTCAGTTTTTCTTTGTGCAATGGATGAAGCACTTTCCATCCTTTTATGGATACTTATTCCAGAAAACGCGCGAGGAAAACACCCTCATCCAGATGCTGAAACGCTTTAGTACCTTCAGTCTTCACAGGCTCAGCACGATGCTGGAAACGGAAAATCCGGCTGTCGTGGTCAGTACCTTTCCGCCGGCAGCAGCGGGGATGTCTCTGCTGAAAGCGATGGGTTTCACAAATGTGCCGACGGCAACCGTCATGACGGACCATACGGATCACAGCTACTGGATACACTCTCATACGGATTATTACATGGTTGGTTCCGATGTGGTACAGGTTGCATTGGAGCGCAAAGGCGTGCCAAGCGAAAAGATCTCTGTGACCGGCATACCCGTTAATCCGCTGTATAGTCAACCTGTCGATCCGGAACGGCTCCGAGCCTATTACGGCTTGTGTCCATCCGAACAGGTCGTACTGATTATGGGCGGTGGAGAAGGGATGATCGATAAAGAAATAATCGAACTCTTGAAATCAAGGGCATACCCGCAGGGTGTTCGGTTTATGGTCGTGTGCGGCCGCAATATGAAATTATATCAATCACTGCTGGAAGAGTTTTCAGAGCATCCGCAAATCACGGTCATGGGTTACGTAGATCGTATGCATGAGTTGATGGCGATAGCGGACCTAATGATTACAAAGCCGGGAGGCCTCACGATTTCCGAGGCATTAACGATGGAACGGCCGATGCTGTTAGTGAAACCCTTGCCAGGCCAAGAACAGGATAATGCGGACTACCTGGTTGGAATAGGCGTGGCACGGCAAGCCATGGCGGGTGAACTGCAGCACCAATTGCTAACATTAATTACAAGTCCGCCCTTATTGCAAGAAATGAAGCGAAGAGCGGCCATTAACACGCATAAAAATTCGGCTTTATCAGTCCTCACAAGATTGATGGATATTCAACAGAATCAGCGCCATTCTCGTGAATGGTCTGAAAATATGAATCCGGTGCCCTACGAGGTGCTGAACAAAGAAGTTTATGTAAATGATGCTCTACAACACTACTATGACAGTTATCGGTAA
- a CDS encoding AraC family transcriptional regulator has translation MNNHFPYELMKDRQDALERLDLRVYWGRYEIRVLRFHLTTFPPGKIVSFHKHAEYEFHFIPRGKGTVIMEEEPYPLREGMFYLTGPNVLHYQEADAAEPMDELCLHVDIIPRDEVSEHESQVLPVSDPWEMAEADDCMEKLRGLPLKPTMDIHRAMPYFLEAYQASQEKYSGLYTTIKQCIIQILLRAVRAYESEPSEAELPSRDMKAYRYQLALEYIHANSSGEVVLDDVAEKLHISSRQLQRIFKEQAEGQSFSEILEHVRLEAVCRKLIDTNWSIDKIAIHEGFSSGSYLHTVFRKRYGYTPSTYRAMNVKL, from the coding sequence ATGAATAACCATTTTCCATACGAATTGATGAAAGATCGGCAGGATGCCTTGGAGCGACTTGATCTGAGAGTCTATTGGGGGCGTTATGAGATCCGGGTTCTTCGGTTTCATCTCACCACCTTTCCGCCAGGAAAGATTGTCTCCTTCCACAAGCATGCGGAGTATGAGTTTCATTTCATACCCCGCGGCAAGGGGACCGTTATTATGGAAGAGGAACCTTATCCGCTGCGGGAAGGCATGTTTTATTTAACGGGTCCGAATGTGCTTCATTATCAGGAGGCGGATGCAGCGGAGCCGATGGACGAATTATGTCTGCATGTGGACATTATTCCACGCGATGAGGTATCCGAGCATGAGAGCCAGGTGCTGCCTGTTTCGGATCCATGGGAAATGGCGGAAGCCGATGACTGTATGGAGAAGCTGAGGGGATTACCGCTGAAGCCAACGATGGATATCCATCGTGCGATGCCTTATTTCCTTGAGGCTTATCAGGCTTCTCAGGAGAAGTATTCGGGTCTGTATACAACGATTAAGCAGTGCATTATTCAGATATTGCTGCGCGCTGTACGCGCATATGAATCCGAGCCATCGGAAGCGGAACTGCCTTCACGAGATATGAAGGCTTACCGCTATCAATTGGCCCTGGAGTATATTCATGCAAACTCTTCGGGAGAGGTTGTACTGGATGACGTCGCGGAGAAGCTGCATATCAGCTCAAGGCAGCTGCAGCGAATATTCAAGGAGCAAGCGGAAGGGCAGTCCTTCAGCGAAATACTGGAACATGTCCGGCTTGAAGCCGTATGCAGGAAGCTGATCGATACCAATTGGTCGATTGATAAAATCGCCATCCACGAAGGCTTCTCAAGCGGAAGTTATTTGCATACCGTGTTTCGAAAGAGATATGGATATACGCCATCAACATATCGAGCAATGAATGTGAAATTGTAG
- a CDS encoding YjjG family noncanonical pyrimidine nucleotidase, with product MRYNVILFDADETLYDYAKSEAFALSGVFGEIDQECTDAIVDRYRRINQQLWRDFEEGKVTQSDLRTARFDRLLAEHNIKCALDANAFSDIYIKYLGQGSFLMEGAEELCSQLAERGQRMAIITNGIKEVQFNRISRSPLCDSFECIIVSEDAGSQKPHEGIFDYAFDKLNHPDKKEVLIVGDSLTSDIQGGIHYGIDTCWYNPLRKPNPTSIQPKYEIHSLMELHDIISSE from the coding sequence GTGCGTTACAACGTTATTTTATTTGATGCAGATGAAACATTATACGACTATGCCAAATCGGAGGCTTTTGCGTTGTCCGGCGTTTTTGGCGAGATTGATCAGGAGTGCACGGATGCCATCGTAGACAGATACAGACGCATTAACCAGCAGTTGTGGCGTGATTTCGAGGAGGGGAAGGTTACACAAAGTGACTTGCGTACGGCCAGGTTTGACCGGCTGTTGGCAGAACACAACATCAAGTGCGCCTTGGATGCCAATGCCTTTAGCGATATATACATAAAATATCTAGGGCAAGGCTCCTTTCTGATGGAAGGGGCAGAAGAGCTGTGCAGTCAACTGGCCGAACGCGGCCAACGAATGGCTATCATCACGAACGGAATCAAGGAAGTGCAGTTTAACCGAATTAGCCGGTCTCCGTTATGCGATTCCTTTGAATGCATCATTGTTTCGGAGGATGCTGGGTCCCAGAAGCCCCACGAAGGCATATTCGATTATGCATTCGATAAGTTGAATCATCCCGACAAGAAGGAAGTTCTCATCGTCGGCGATTCGTTAACTTCCGATATACAAGGAGGCATCCATTACGGGATTGATACCTGCTGGTATAACCCACTGCGCAAGCCAAACCCGACATCCATTCAACCTAAGTATGAGATCCATTCCCTTATGGAACTGCACGATATTATTTCATCTGAGTGA
- a CDS encoding YfiT family bacillithiol transferase, with product MDLRYPIGQFEWEGHSAPEQRELWIQEIKSLPEKLRAAVQGLSQEQLNVSYRDGGWTIRQVVHHLADSHMNSYIRFKLALTEDNPTIKPYDEQKWAALQDSLILDIEASLVLLDGMHARWGALLDIMDNGDYLRTFYHPENQRKTSLEYAMGMYAWHGKHHTAHVTSAKERLKF from the coding sequence ATGGATTTGAGATACCCGATAGGGCAATTTGAATGGGAAGGGCACTCCGCGCCTGAACAAAGGGAGCTCTGGATTCAAGAGATTAAGAGCCTGCCGGAGAAACTGAGGGCTGCAGTCCAGGGGCTAAGCCAGGAACAACTGAATGTATCTTATCGAGATGGAGGTTGGACGATCCGTCAAGTCGTTCACCATCTTGCAGATAGCCACATGAACAGCTATATTCGGTTTAAACTTGCTTTAACGGAAGACAACCCAACAATTAAGCCTTATGACGAGCAGAAGTGGGCTGCCCTTCAAGATTCATTGATCCTGGACATTGAGGCATCGCTTGTTTTGCTTGATGGCATGCATGCCAGATGGGGTGCTTTGTTAGACATCATGGATAACGGAGACTATCTCAGAACGTTCTATCACCCAGAGAACCAGCGAAAAACCAGTCTGGAATACGCCATGGGCATGTACGCCTGGCATGGAAAGCACCATACTGCACATGTCACATCTGCAAAAGAACGATTGAAATTTTAG
- a CDS encoding Gfo/Idh/MocA family oxidoreductase, whose protein sequence is MIRIGKISYWHVHAWDYTKQAQEHPDAQIVAVWDENPERGREAAEKQGVPFYESLDDMLQSDDIDAVIVDAPTSMHREVMLKAAAAGKHIFTEKVIAATLQEVNDIINAVNENQVKLTVSLPRLNDGYTLAIREVLQQELLGTVTLVRVRLSHNGATAGWLPEHFYSLEQCRGGALIDLGCHPMYLTRLFLGEEAVDVNANFGYITGKEVEDNAVATLSTATGAVGVVEAGFVNSFSPFTIEIHGTDGTILYGTPDSKLLIRSTKKEEYKDAWIELPVPANRASAFEQWISHIQEDTIAEENIAFAVELTKLMEASNRSAKEHRAIRLDELQA, encoded by the coding sequence ATGATTAGAATCGGAAAAATTAGTTATTGGCATGTGCACGCGTGGGATTATACGAAACAAGCGCAGGAGCATCCGGATGCTCAAATCGTAGCGGTATGGGATGAGAACCCAGAGCGCGGAAGAGAAGCAGCGGAGAAGCAAGGCGTACCTTTTTATGAATCCTTGGATGACATGCTGCAAAGTGACGATATCGATGCTGTGATCGTGGATGCTCCGACATCCATGCATAGAGAAGTGATGTTGAAAGCTGCGGCAGCAGGCAAACACATTTTCACGGAAAAAGTAATTGCTGCCACCCTGCAAGAAGTCAATGATATCATCAATGCCGTGAATGAGAACCAAGTCAAATTAACGGTATCGCTACCGCGACTGAATGACGGTTATACTTTGGCGATCCGCGAGGTATTGCAGCAAGAGTTGCTTGGCACCGTAACACTTGTTCGTGTACGCTTGTCTCATAATGGCGCGACTGCCGGATGGCTGCCTGAGCATTTTTACAGCCTGGAGCAGTGCCGTGGAGGCGCCTTAATCGATCTGGGATGTCATCCGATGTATTTGACACGCTTGTTCCTGGGTGAAGAAGCGGTTGATGTCAATGCGAATTTCGGATACATCACGGGTAAGGAAGTGGAAGACAACGCCGTTGCTACGCTTTCTACAGCTACGGGAGCGGTCGGTGTGGTTGAAGCCGGATTTGTTAACAGCTTCTCGCCATTTACGATTGAAATTCATGGTACGGATGGAACGATTCTGTACGGAACGCCGGATAGCAAACTTCTGATTCGTTCAACGAAAAAAGAAGAGTACAAGGATGCTTGGATTGAGCTGCCGGTACCGGCGAATCGTGCAAGTGCATTTGAACAATGGATTTCCCATATTCAAGAGGATACCATTGCAGAGGAAAATATCGCATTTGCGGTTGAACTAACCAAACTAATGGAAGCATCCAACCGTTCGGCCAAAGAGCATCGCGCCATTCGTTTGGATGAACTGCAAGCATAA
- a CDS encoding phosphatase PAP2 family protein, which yields MIERLRRFDHRIFVWCNQTISNRAFDRLFGSITHLGGATFTILSALLIAWAAFEAWDITAYQSAIALTVSHLIVVLIKKIVRRDRPFRVLEQVKIGNFPLKDYSFPSGHTTAIFAVITPLLFLVSPLPTILLIILAALVGLSRIYWGYHYPTDCLAGSLIGFGSGWLVVYLMHVIGIT from the coding sequence ATGATCGAGCGATTACGAAGATTTGATCACCGGATATTTGTCTGGTGCAACCAGACGATCAGCAACAGAGCCTTTGATCGGCTGTTCGGCAGCATTACCCATCTCGGTGGAGCCACCTTTACGATTCTGAGCGCACTGCTCATCGCCTGGGCTGCATTTGAAGCATGGGACATAACGGCATATCAGAGTGCCATTGCCTTAACCGTTAGCCATCTGATTGTTGTCCTCATCAAGAAGATCGTCAGAAGAGATCGTCCGTTTCGGGTTCTAGAGCAGGTGAAGATTGGAAATTTTCCATTGAAGGACTATTCCTTCCCGTCAGGACACACCACGGCGATCTTTGCCGTCATAACACCATTGTTGTTTCTGGTATCTCCGCTGCCTACGATACTGCTAATTATCCTGGCTGCGCTGGTCGGTCTATCCCGTATATATTGGGGATATCATTACCCAACTGATTGCCTGGCAGGCAGTCTGATTGGATTCGGTTCTGGATGGCTGGTCGTTTACCTGATGCATGTCATTGGAATCACATAA
- a CDS encoding zinc ribbon domain-containing protein: MRSIPLWNCTILFHLSDLVVSCTRCGFVEVFNPDVLRGHKTGVLGTLLDIIWR, from the coding sequence ATGAGATCCATTCCCTTATGGAACTGCACGATATTATTTCATCTGAGTGATCTTGTTGTATCCTGTACCCGATGCGGTTTCGTCGAAGTATTCAATCCCGATGTGCTCAGAGGCCATAAAACCGGAGTGCTGGGAACGTTACTCGATATTATCTGGCGTTAA
- a CDS encoding GNAT family N-acetyltransferase, with protein MPFTIECEDILLREYMVEDLDAIFKITHEPEIRQFLPGWDVPREQRLEWLINYEIVENRQFLQTVHDGGDVGKLRLRLAMVLKETGECIGWCNTGPKEELPQPNREIMYGISNQHYNKGYTTQAVRALIQFLFRNTSERELSALAVVHNHASNKVIQKCGFTYIGEIELEQERYHHYNLCDEN; from the coding sequence ATGCCCTTCACAATTGAATGTGAGGACATCCTGCTCAGGGAATATATGGTGGAAGACCTTGATGCGATCTTTAAGATCACGCACGAACCTGAGATCAGACAGTTCCTGCCCGGTTGGGATGTACCCAGGGAACAGCGGCTCGAATGGTTAATCAACTATGAAATTGTGGAGAATCGGCAGTTCTTGCAGACCGTTCATGACGGCGGGGACGTGGGGAAGCTGCGTCTGCGGCTAGCCATGGTCTTAAAAGAAACAGGCGAATGTATCGGCTGGTGCAATACAGGTCCTAAGGAAGAGCTGCCTCAGCCCAATCGAGAGATTATGTACGGAATCTCGAATCAGCATTATAATAAGGGATATACTACGCAAGCTGTACGGGCATTAATCCAGTTCTTGTTCCGGAATACAAGCGAGCGCGAGCTAAGCGCTTTAGCCGTCGTTCATAATCATGCCTCCAATAAAGTGATCCAAAAATGCGGGTTTACCTATATCGGCGAGATCGAACTTGAGCAGGAACGGTATCATCACTATAATTTATGCGATGAGAATTAG
- a CDS encoding VTT domain-containing protein — MDFLRNLGDIGLFIHAMIDAIIFPIPALFSQLSLSALSPDRAIWLASIGFVGCLIGTPIGYGIGKASGNLVLTKVMKKKWHDSATALFTKHGEAAILVGAFTPIPFKIFTILSGCMSYPLWKLLTYAAIGRAVKFYTVGVLFYVYGRAAENMVDSVLTIILMSVGALIGGIWLTVHFIKKRRKKRSEIPVVQGSKDSVDVTAGEE; from the coding sequence ATGGATTTTTTACGTAATTTAGGCGATATCGGATTATTTATTCATGCCATGATCGATGCGATTATTTTTCCGATTCCGGCACTTTTCTCGCAATTGTCTTTAAGTGCATTGAGTCCGGACCGAGCGATCTGGCTCGCCTCGATCGGATTTGTCGGCTGCTTGATCGGAACGCCGATCGGTTATGGAATTGGCAAGGCTTCCGGAAATTTGGTCTTAACCAAGGTCATGAAGAAAAAATGGCACGATTCCGCCACCGCCTTGTTTACCAAGCATGGCGAAGCCGCAATTCTTGTCGGTGCGTTTACACCGATTCCTTTTAAAATCTTCACCATTCTATCCGGCTGCATGAGCTATCCCTTATGGAAACTTCTCACCTACGCAGCGATCGGACGCGCCGTGAAGTTCTATACCGTAGGTGTGCTCTTCTACGTATATGGCCGTGCTGCAGAGAATATGGTGGACAGCGTGCTTACGATTATTTTGATGTCCGTAGGTGCTCTGATTGGAGGAATTTGGCTGACGGTTCATTTTATCAAGAAACGCAGGAAAAAACGTTCGGAAATCCCTGTCGTGCAGGGTTCAAAAGATTCAGTTGATGTAACGGCAGGTGAAGAATGA
- a CDS encoding glyoxalase superfamily protein, whose protein sequence is MSKIIPLFRVFDETKAREFYIQYLGFTLDWEHRFDDSAPLYMQITKDLLTIHLTEHYGDCSPGAAIRVEMAGIEDFHEQLLSQNYPYSRPGIETAPWNSKELCVVDPFGNRITFYEELESK, encoded by the coding sequence ATGAGCAAAATCATACCATTATTCAGGGTATTCGATGAAACGAAGGCAAGGGAATTCTATATCCAATATCTTGGTTTTACCTTGGATTGGGAACATCGGTTTGATGACTCGGCACCGCTCTACATGCAAATAACAAAGGATTTGTTAACGATTCATTTGACGGAGCATTACGGAGACTGTTCCCCAGGAGCAGCCATTCGCGTGGAGATGGCAGGGATTGAAGATTTTCACGAACAGCTGTTAAGCCAGAACTATCCGTATTCCAGGCCTGGAATCGAGACTGCACCTTGGAACAGCAAAGAACTATGTGTCGTTGATCCATTCGGCAACCGAATCACTTTCTACGAGGAGTTGGAATCCAAGTGA
- a CDS encoding Gfo/Idh/MocA family oxidoreductase: MSKTIRIGIIGSGGIAGEHAKYYKQIDDVQIVAVADILPGRADQFIERWGLQGAIGFDDHRRLLDLDLDGVSICTPNVAHYSTTIDALSAGKHVMLEKPMSVTLDEAIEMVQIAKKTGNMLNVGFQPRYDPNMGIIKNLIQNGELGKVYYVETGGGRRRGMPGGTFVRQEISGAGAMADIGCYSLDMALNALGYPKPLTVSAYTSNYFGTNPKYHSESGAFNVEDFGVAMIRFEGDLVLNFKTSWAMHMDTLGATMFLGTDAGMKITPAGSGPWSGVWDGKVGSISLFHDIQGHHTESAIPLVHHELNVFEEKIKDFVSAVREGKPAPIPGEQVLRNQAILDGILRSSQSKKEVEIHIPDLD; encoded by the coding sequence ATGAGCAAAACCATTCGAATAGGAATTATTGGAAGCGGCGGCATTGCGGGGGAGCATGCAAAGTATTATAAACAAATTGACGATGTGCAGATTGTTGCCGTAGCTGATATTTTACCCGGCAGAGCCGATCAATTTATTGAGCGCTGGGGACTTCAGGGGGCAATCGGATTTGATGATCACCGCAGATTGTTGGATCTCGACCTGGATGGCGTAAGCATCTGTACGCCAAACGTCGCTCATTACAGTACCACGATTGATGCGCTGTCAGCGGGCAAACACGTAATGCTCGAGAAACCGATGTCGGTCACGTTGGATGAAGCCATCGAGATGGTCCAGATCGCGAAGAAGACAGGGAATATGCTCAATGTAGGCTTCCAGCCGCGTTATGATCCGAACATGGGCATCATTAAGAATCTGATCCAAAACGGCGAGCTTGGAAAAGTCTATTATGTGGAAACCGGAGGCGGTCGCCGCCGTGGGATGCCGGGTGGCACGTTTGTTCGACAGGAGATTTCAGGGGCAGGTGCCATGGCGGACATTGGCTGTTATTCCTTGGACATGGCCCTGAACGCACTTGGATATCCCAAACCGTTGACGGTATCCGCGTATACATCGAATTATTTTGGCACGAATCCCAAATATCACTCCGAATCCGGAGCGTTTAACGTCGAGGATTTCGGCGTAGCGATGATACGATTCGAAGGAGACCTTGTGCTTAACTTTAAAACTTCGTGGGCTATGCATATGGATACCTTGGGGGCGACCATGTTCCTTGGAACGGATGCGGGCATGAAGATTACACCGGCAGGTTCAGGCCCTTGGAGCGGTGTGTGGGATGGGAAGGTAGGATCGATCTCCTTGTTCCATGATATCCAAGGTCATCATACCGAAAGCGCAATACCGCTGGTCCACCATGAGCTTAACGTATTTGAGGAGAAAATCAAGGATTTCGTAAGCGCTGTGCGCGAAGGCAAGCCGGCACCGATCCCGGGCGAGCAGGTGCTTCGGAATCAAGCGATTCTGGACGGCATCTTGCGGTCTTCCCAAAGCAAAAAAGAGGTTGAGATTCATATTCCGGACTTGGATTGA
- a CDS encoding helix-turn-helix transcriptional regulator yields the protein MTDRYAEIDEVIAYIHNNIYEPLPLSTLADYIGYSPYHFSRIFKDRIGLPPLYYVSSLRLEKAKDLLLHTHLSIRDVAMEIGQQSLGTFTTRFTERVGVTPSQFRNSREEADEHLLSLQKLNSWRDSIPVVNPNLTVEGTVEATAPFQGVILIGLFAKPIPEGLPLYGTLLSSVGSFRFGDVRPGTYYLMATSVPWGMQAVDFLLPKSTTLRTRSKEPIIVTPNFKTPHLHVTLHVPRLDDPPILISLPLLMNHFLKRVAPMLR from the coding sequence ATGACTGATCGATATGCTGAAATCGATGAGGTAATCGCGTATATTCACAATAATATTTATGAGCCTCTTCCGTTATCGACACTGGCGGATTACATAGGATACAGCCCATATCATTTTTCGCGTATATTTAAGGATCGAATCGGACTGCCTCCATTATATTATGTGTCCTCGCTTCGTTTGGAGAAGGCGAAGGACTTGCTATTACATACACATCTGAGTATCCGGGATGTCGCCATGGAGATCGGTCAGCAGAGTCTGGGTACATTTACAACACGCTTTACGGAAAGAGTAGGAGTGACCCCTTCCCAGTTTCGAAACTCGAGGGAAGAGGCGGACGAGCATCTGTTATCCCTACAGAAACTGAACAGCTGGCGTGACTCCATACCGGTTGTGAATCCCAATCTGACAGTTGAGGGCACGGTAGAGGCAACGGCTCCATTTCAGGGTGTCATCTTGATCGGGCTGTTCGCCAAGCCGATTCCCGAAGGTTTACCGTTATACGGAACTTTGTTATCCTCCGTCGGCTCGTTTCGGTTCGGCGACGTCAGACCCGGAACGTATTATCTGATGGCCACTTCGGTCCCATGGGGCATGCAGGCGGTTGATTTCCTGCTTCCTAAGTCTACCACGCTGCGTACCCGTTCGAAGGAACCCATTATCGTTACCCCAAACTTCAAGACCCCGCATCTTCATGTAACATTGCATGTTCCCCGGCTGGATGATCCGCCGATTCTGATTTCTTTGCCATTATTAATGAATCATTTTCTCAAAAGGGTTGCTCCCATGCTGCGTTGA
- a CDS encoding HAD family phosphatase — protein MIQAFIFDMDGVIIDSEPLHFEVDIQVMNDYGSAITHEQLEKYVGMTNPEMWAAIKDEHQLAQSVSEIIEYQLSNKIEILTSREMEPIDGIRELLAELKARNIPAAIASSSPPVFISAVLRKFDLLDQFECVVSGEEVEKGKPAPDVYLKAAELLGVNPEHCMVLEDARHGVAAAKAAGMNCIGFVNPNSGNQDLSQADHVVNSVREVAQICQFE, from the coding sequence ATGATACAGGCATTTATTTTTGACATGGATGGGGTCATTATTGACAGTGAACCGCTTCACTTTGAAGTCGATATTCAGGTGATGAACGACTACGGATCGGCGATAACCCATGAACAGCTGGAGAAGTATGTAGGCATGACCAATCCGGAGATGTGGGCAGCCATTAAAGATGAACATCAGCTTGCTCAATCCGTTTCGGAAATCATTGAATACCAATTGTCCAATAAAATTGAAATACTCACCTCACGGGAAATGGAGCCTATAGATGGCATTCGGGAGCTCCTTGCGGAGCTTAAAGCACGTAACATACCGGCAGCTATTGCATCATCATCGCCACCAGTATTTATATCGGCCGTCTTGCGTAAGTTCGATCTCTTGGATCAGTTTGAATGCGTTGTGAGCGGTGAAGAAGTGGAGAAAGGGAAGCCGGCACCGGATGTGTATCTTAAGGCGGCTGAATTGCTCGGAGTGAATCCAGAGCATTGCATGGTGCTTGAGGATGCAAGGCATGGCGTTGCTGCAGCGAAGGCGGCTGGAATGAATTGCATAGGCTTCGTGAACCCGAACTCGGGGAATCAGGACTTATCGCAGGCCGATCATGTGGTGAACTCGGTCCGAGAGGTCGCGCAAATTTGTCAATTTGAATAG
- a CDS encoding DedA family protein, with the protein MNLFELVEQLFEQYGYLVLLIGLPLDFIALPIPPGNSTLTYTGFLTYKGIIDMVPAVGSAFMGAAMGLTITYILGYKLGMPLIERYGKWLFIKPSLVEKTQAYYNKYGNKLLIICFFIPGVRQFIGYFIGMIRVPYRTVWLYGYTGVASWVLVFFSIGFIFGEQWQYILNVVEHYLKVIFVCLGSSFLVLLVWSRVKREKAKKLPKVTRNE; encoded by the coding sequence ATGAATTTGTTTGAATTGGTTGAGCAGTTGTTTGAACAATACGGCTACCTGGTGTTATTGATTGGGCTTCCCCTTGATTTTATTGCTCTTCCAATTCCTCCTGGAAATAGTACCTTAACCTATACCGGGTTTTTGACCTATAAAGGAATCATCGATATGGTTCCTGCCGTTGGCTCTGCTTTTATGGGAGCGGCTATGGGGCTAACCATTACCTATATCCTGGGATACAAGCTGGGGATGCCGCTTATAGAGCGCTATGGAAAATGGCTGTTTATTAAGCCGTCCCTTGTAGAGAAAACGCAGGCCTATTACAACAAGTATGGAAATAAGCTGCTCATTATTTGTTTTTTCATACCCGGGGTCAGGCAATTTATCGGGTATTTTATCGGCATGATTCGGGTTCCCTATCGAACGGTGTGGCTATATGGGTACACGGGGGTAGCCTCATGGGTGCTGGTCTTTTTCAGCATAGGCTTTATATTCGGCGAACAGTGGCAGTACATTCTGAATGTGGTTGAGCATTATTTGAAAGTGATCTTTGTCTGCCTGGGTAGTTCATTTCTCGTTCTGCTGGTGTGGAGTCGTGTTAAACGCGAGAAAGCCAAGAAGCTGCCCAAAGTGACCAGGAATGAATAG